The genomic window GATACTGATCCGTTGGTAGAATATGTCACCATAAGAACCAACTGAGCAACGGCATTGGGAAATTGCTCCTTCAAGACGTTGAAAGAGCCTTGGACCTGTCCCCTGAACGCATCCGTGTTTTGGTTGTAGAAACAAGAGACGGCGCCAAGTCCAGGCGAACCAAGTGTCTGCCAGACGTGTCACACCGTGCGGCGATGTTGTATCACTGCAGGATGACCATACAGGTTGTCGCCTTGGCCGTACCGTACAATTTCACATATGCCAAGTCCTGTTCTTTACTTTTGCAGAAAATTGGCAAGCTCAAAGAACGTCCCATACATCCTCCGCTGCATGGCAGAATTTGCTGCACGCCACGCTGGCTGATAGTGAATAGTTGCTGATAGATATCTTCTCGTCCACAATCGAGTCTGCAAATGTGTCCGAGCcttttgccatggccccGACAAATACACAAATACTCTCCTTCGATCCGATTGTTTCCATATACTCACGGACGCGAACCAGTGGAGCATCAAAGCTGAGCGTCACTTTGCGGCAATTCGGGGGGAGGTGGTCAGTGATTGGGTTCTGAATCACTCGAAGCAACTTTTCATTCGAGTTGGTGGATCGGATCGACAAACGGTGAAGTAGCTGAACCATGAGGCCGGCAAATCGCTTGAATGTTCTGGGGATTCGCACAGAAGGAGACACTTCGATCAACACTCCCTTTGCTGTGTGAATGTAAATCTGCAATTTACCGGCCTTGTTGATGGGCGAATCTAGCAAAGTCAACAGGCACTGCAAGTAAAAGTCAGCACAGTCGAGTAAAAAATTCACCCAACAGAGGAGGGATGTGACCTGATGTGTGATGTCCGGACGAGCATCGCTGATATCACGATTCATCTTCCGCATGACGCCTATATGCTCGTCGCTATTGAGCAATGAATATTTGTCCTCACGATGAACGCCGGTTCTGCTACTACCGCCATGAGATGCTTTATATGTTTCGAGACTTGCATTTGATAGCACAACTATCAGTCGCTGAGAGTCCTTATCCGTTGGTGGTATGGCAGTGTGTTGCTCCGCGACCAACTGAGGCAATGCCGGGGGAGGTAACGATTGTGTCCCTGCTTCGTGAGAACACAGGGTAAGGTTAGTCTTCTGCCCGGTGAGGATGTATACAGGGGGATGGAGGCTTAGGGAAAGCCATTGTAGGGCCTTTCTTACTAGGTCGTTTCACCCCAGTGCGGCGATCCGGTGATGACATGATGTTTAGTGGTGACCCTGGCGAGGTGAGAAGCGGTGAGATAGATTCACAGCTAGCTAATTCAGCTATGCAGTACCATGTAATTGACCACGTTGCGTAGAAAAGAGGCCCTGCTCACGGGTCCTTTCAGTTCCTGGGACACGTGTGCTGTGGAAGATAAAAGATGGCGGGTTTCCACGAGAATCTTTTGTCGTCAATTTGCCCCACTGCACATGAGGTACATACCTCGTAGGCACTTACCTAAGTAAGTCAAGCAGACGTTAAGCAACCCCCGCTTCCGAAACTACCAAGTCTGGCCTGGAATTACGTAATAATGCCGAGTAAGCAAGTGTATTTGGCAAGCGGTGACACAAATCATAGTTCAGGGATGCGGCAAAAAAGTCCCTTGCTAACATTTTACAGGTCTCCTGCTTTACATGTTTATCACTTGACCCACTGAATTTACCTCTGTACTCGAATACTGCAGACCTCAAAGATCCGTATTACCTCACTTCATTGCGGCGGCCATATTGGAAGTCCGGAAGTAGGTTGCATAGTCGAACACGACAAGAACTTTACTTCATGAGGGTGATACTTGTCGCCGTATGCTAGGATGTCTTCTCAAGTTGCGAAAGCTGCACGCCGTGTGGCCCACGAACTTCACGGTGTAGTAGTATCTGCCGGCTTAATGCAAAAGACTGTCAAAGTCCGAGTAGGCGGCCAAAAGTGGAACAAAGTCGTGAACAAAGTAAGTCTTAGTCTTGTTGCCTATGGTGGGTTTTAGCTTGGAGAAGCTACACTGTTGTCCATAGCATCCTTCAATATTGGGCTAACTGGCGGCTGCTTCAGTGGTTCCCTGATCCGAAACATTATCTTGTACACGATCCCAACTCGTCACTGCGAACAGGAGATGTTGTGTCGATTGTGCCTGGCTGGCCGACTTCACGGCATAAACGACACGTTGTGAAACATATCATTGCCCCTTTTGGTGCTCCTATCAACGAGCGACCGCCCGTTCCAACGCTAGAAGAACGAATAGAGGATCGGGAGACAAAAAAGGCAGCGAAAGCCGAACGGAGGCTGTCGAGGACAAACAGTTAGAGTGTGAGGTCATGCGTGAGGGCACTTGGGAATGGAGCACTATCGACGTGACTCTAGCATCGTTTGCATCATATATATATGCAATGCACTATACTAAGACAAGACTCCGTTACCGTGGAGCTTACGAGAAGAAAGCGGAAATTATTGGCCTTGGTCTGAGGCAGGTGTTCAACGCATTATGAGTGATTGATACGCAAGCAAAAAGCACTGTATTTGTGAGCTGGGCTGACAAAGTGGATGGAATAGTAATACGACTGGAACCAATCTATACGACGTTGTAAGATATAATACTTGTACTTTATGCCGCGAATTGAACCTTTGAAGCTTTTGTCTCCTGATCACAATCAGCCTGCGCATTGCATTTGAAATGATAGTGAAGTATGTGGCTGGATCGAGTTAGTGACTATACAAAATTCAGCTTGTCATGCACATTCTCGAAGTTTTGAGAATCCTTGTCTAGCCTCCCCTTTCTCCGAATTCCTTAGCCCAATCTTCATACTCCTTCAGCCCAGCCTTGCTCACGCTGGGTCGTATTGTGCTTAGACTTGCTTCAAAGTCTACTAGTAGAATAGGTCGAATGTCATCCATAGTCATGTGAAGTAATGCTTCACCAAGTGACCGAAGTGGCCCCATTGCGGCATCCTTTGCTAAAGCAGTAATATCTGAGCCCGAAAATCCTGAAATGATAAGTCAACAAGATGTATGAGCTCGTGTCTTGGTTAACCACATTTCAGAAAGAGAACGCGGAATTTGAGTAACAGTGGAAGTACTTTTGCACCCAACTTACCGTCTGTCAGCCTAACAAGTATCTCTATATCTGATTCAGAAAGGCCGTGCTTTTGTTGTCCTAGCAGCGTTCGTAGTTGCGTTTCCCTGGTCCGTGGCTCTGGCAGTGGAATGTACTGTCGTCGAACGAATCTACGCCTGGCTGCTTCGTCAATCGCCCAAGGAAGGTTAGTTGcggcaagaacaagaactCTGTTTGCATCTCCTCGCTCTTTATCTTTTTCTGTAGCTTCTCTTCCAGCAGCTGCGCGTTGCAAATCACTCCATTGTATCAGAAACTCTGTTTTGATCCGCCTTGTAGCCTCATGTTCTCCTGACCCAGATCTTTGCGATAGAAGAGAATCGATCTCGTCGACAAATATAATGCTGGGAGCTAGAGCTCTTGCAAGGCCAAACAGAGCACGGACTAGCTTCTCCGATTCTCCAAGGTATTTGCTCGTCAAGCTGCTGGCCGAAATAGAAAAAAATGTGGATTTCGACTCGGTGGCCACGGCTCGTGCCAGCATAGTCTTGCCCGTCCCCGGAGGTCCAAATAAAAGCATACCCCTGGCCGGCTCGCGCAGTCCCATAAACAAATCTGGTCGAAGGAAGGGATAGACAACTGTTTCTCTAAGAGCATTCTTAGCAATTTCTAGCCCAGCGATATCTCCCCAATGTACCTCGTCTCCTTGCACGACAATATCGTTAAGAATTTGCTTCGCCGCTCCTTCATCAATACCAGATGGCAGATGCTTAAGAATGGCGGCCTTCCTCTTTCCCCAGGCCTTCGCTGTGGAGTCATCGTCCGAATCTAAATCCTCAAATGATTGTGACTGTGCATTATGATCTACCAGGGGGTCTTTTCGCTTGGTCTGTCTAGGCTTGGAGAGCGAATCGGCTGCAGGGCTATCGGAATCGCTTGAGCCGCGGTCCTTTACTTGTTGTTTATCTTGACGAGATACGTTCCCATGACTTGGGACCCTGTTTTTGGACGTTGGGTAAGACGGCTGAACCTTTCTCTTGACCACTTCTTTGCGTCGTATTGCACTGTCGGAGAAGTTCCTTTTCTCTGCGGTCTCTTCTGGGTCATCAGCGGAAGATGGGTTGGTAGCCTGCTCGCCCCTCGAGATTCTTGCGGATTGACCGATAGTTGCAGCCGCACGTGCGGGCGAAATACGTTCTGttttgttcaatgttggatcTGAAAAGTGTGTCTCTTGGCATGACGATGCGTTCAGAGcgctggaggcggcggaaaCGGATAGCAAGGAGGACTTGGACCGCGGATACTCTCCGGAATGTCTAGATGCACCAATGGATTGCAATCCGTTGAGGCAAGTTTCTGTATCTCGCTGTGTTACCAGTCGTCTGGAGTGACTGTCCCATTGCAAAGGTGATGGTACAGGCTTTGTCTGATCTGAAGCGACCCGAGCAGTTAAATGAGGGGTCGATGAACTGCTATCAGAAGCGGGTATTTTATACGGTCGTTCTCGCGATCCGAGAGCACTCCATGCCAATGTTGCTGCTTTACTTGGTCCCTCTGCGGCGGGCTTTGGCGAACGCCGAATCGGTTTGCTGGGTTTGTCATTCGTTCTACCGGAACGGAGGGTTGTTCTCATAGTATGTTTTTCTGGGCTACTGGAACGTAATGTCTTATCCGTCCTACCGGGAAGATTTGGTGACGATGACCTTGAATTTGTGCCAAGACGGAAATTTGCTTCCACATTCTGGTTGCCTCCGTTTGACATTGAAGTAGTCGCTTGTTCCGACGATGTTCGAGGAGGTAAGGCCGGTCGGCTAGGAAGTGTGGGTCGAGAGAGTTCCGAGTATGTTACGGCAGGAATGGTGCCTTGTCCAATGGAGCCTTTTGGACGGTTCATATTTCTGTCTTCATACGGTGTCGAAGCCTTGGAAGTACCAGTCGCTGGTGGCAGAGGCGAGCCTTCTTGACGAGAAACACGTAGAGCTTCTAGGAGATCAATCCTTTCTTTGCATTGCAGCTCCAACTGATTTAATGCTTCCACCAATGCCTTTTCAGTATCCGTTTGAGGCCCGTAGCCTGGAACGGACTTGGTAGCTCGGTGTTCGTAAATTTGCTCGAGTGCATGCCTCCAATGGCGCATTGCCTCTAGCTCGTCACCCTGGTGAAAAGTTCTTTGTTAGCTGATTGAATGCGGACCCGGGCTGACGTTTGTGACGGACGCGCAAAAATGGGAAATTCGGATGACGCACCTGGCTCTCATAGTAGACAGCTGTCGAGCAACTCAGATAGCTGTCGTCATAAGTCTTCTGGAGCGCCGTGAAGACCTTATTTCTCAACATGGCACTGAATTTGATGGCATGCTAGCCTAGAGAGTAAAGGCTCTGCCGACCTAGGGCTTTGGCTACGTTTGTTGTACAGGAAGAGATTGGTTGGGATTTCAACGGCCCTCCTCGTTAGTTCCTCTGATGCGAGCGCCGTGGTCTCGGGAACTTCTGTATCGCTGTCGTTGAATGTTAATTGGGAAAGTGAAGAAATGCTATGCTTTGAGCACTGGACAAGAAACGGGTGTGGTTTAGCAGAGCCTTTGGTTGTTGACGCTAGCATAGCCTCCGTGCCAGCAACGATCCAAGACCGGGGCTGTGGTTCCAGTGACGTAAGGCAGAGTTTAGGGTGTTGAACATCGAGTTGGACTACAGTACCCCTCGACAATCTCAAAAGATcggatacggagtacggagtagttactccgtattggaAAACGGGCATCCAGGATCCACATTCTCCCATGCGGGCCATCTTGAGCACTACAAGATCTGGGCATAAtacaagtacatacataagtTCTTCAAAGTTGGACGCCTCGGATTTGCAAGGGTAATTagacccaaaaaaaaatgccAATGCAGTGGGATATTTGATTTTTACCATGGTGTGAGGTTGTATGCATTATGAACGTCCGAAACAATGCAAGTACCACAGGCAAGCGCAAATCTATACAATTTGGGTTGTAATGGTTTGATCAGGCGGCTAAGCTTAATGATAATAATACCGCACTACTAAAGAGTCATGATATTCCAATAGAGGCCTGTGTCCCCCTTAAATTTACC from Metarhizium brunneum chromosome 2, complete sequence includes these protein-coding regions:
- the NEP1 gene encoding Ribosomal RNA small subunit methyltransferase NEP1, with product MSSPDRRTGVKRPRTQSLPPPALPQLVAEQHTAIPPTDKDSQRLIVVLSNASLETYKASHGGSSRTGVHREDKYSLLNSDEHIGVMRKMNRDISDARPDITHQCLLTLLDSPINKAGKLQIYIHTAKGVLIEVSPSVRIPRTFKRFAGLMVQLLHRLSIRSTNSNEKLLRVIQNPITDHLPPNCRKVTLSFDAPLVRVREYMETIGSKESICVFVGAMAKGSDTFADSIVDEKISISNYSLSASVACSKFCHAAEDVWDVL
- the MRPS17 gene encoding 37S ribosomal protein S17, yielding MSSQVAKAARRVAHELHGVVVSAGLMQKTVKVRVGGQKWNKVVNKWFPDPKHYLVHDPNSSLRTGDVVSIVPGWPTSRHKRHVVKHIIAPFGAPINERPPVPTLEERIEDRETKKAAKAERRLSRTNS